A genomic stretch from Bacillus sp. N1-1 includes:
- the liaF gene encoding cell wall-active antibiotics response protein LiaF encodes MWKNLNSDTVKGLLIIGVILILLEVSLNGGLLFLLIVSGVLIYMGRKRLPRTSGKVFLGGGVFFFVTTVMNMVVVKFFLLVLLVYLGFQLYQSKQKPKKIRPVLEEPEHVKEGLVHQQPIFQNRWVGKQRTHEHVYEWNDVNIQAGFGETVIDLSYTVLPKGESIIMIRNIVGNIQVLVPYELEVSIQHSSMLGSATIFHHEEPGMFNKVLSYKTNGYEEASEKVKLVTSMFAGDLEVKRV; translated from the coding sequence ATGTGGAAGAATTTAAATAGCGACACGGTTAAAGGGCTTTTAATTATTGGAGTCATTCTAATACTGCTAGAAGTTTCTTTAAATGGTGGCCTTCTATTCTTATTAATTGTATCCGGCGTATTGATTTATATGGGAAGGAAACGTCTGCCACGAACTTCCGGAAAGGTATTTCTGGGAGGGGGTGTTTTCTTTTTTGTTACGACGGTAATGAATATGGTCGTCGTGAAGTTTTTTCTTCTCGTATTGTTAGTATATCTTGGGTTTCAACTCTATCAGTCCAAACAAAAACCTAAAAAAATCCGTCCTGTTTTAGAAGAACCTGAACATGTGAAAGAAGGTCTTGTTCATCAGCAGCCGATTTTTCAAAATAGATGGGTTGGGAAACAAAGGACACATGAACATGTGTATGAATGGAACGATGTGAACATCCAGGCTGGTTTTGGAGAAACAGTCATTGATTTAAGCTATACTGTTCTTCCGAAAGGCGAATCAATTATTATGATTCGTAACATCGTGGGTAACATACAGGTGCTCGTGCCGTATGAACTCGAAGTAAGTATTCAGCATTCATCTATGCTCGGGTCAGCCACAATATTTCATCATGAAGAGCCTGGTATGTTTAATAAAGTGCTTTCTTACAAAACAAATGGCTATGAGGAAGCTTCTGAGAAAGTGAAGCTTGTAACCTCCATGTTTGCTGGGGATTTAGAGGTGAAGCGCGTATGA
- a CDS encoding PspA/IM30 family protein, with translation MANLLTRIKNSIEADFHSILDQKEQKNPISMLNHYLRMCEREVEKAGKLVERQSTLLGEFRRELDKARRNAEKRAGQAVLASEAGETDLYEFAKQEQVQYEERADRLSESMDEAGLELKRLEQKHEKMKHKLKDMSLKRMELMGKENSVRAHHKMDVILEESHLNEPFNRFDEMETYIDKLEKKVNRDYYVSSMDVRFHDLEKKVKTQETH, from the coding sequence ATGGCGAATTTACTTACACGCATCAAAAATTCGATCGAAGCTGATTTTCATAGTATTCTTGATCAAAAAGAACAAAAAAATCCAATTTCAATGTTAAATCACTATCTAAGAATGTGTGAACGAGAAGTGGAAAAGGCAGGGAAACTGGTTGAGCGACAATCAACGCTTTTAGGTGAGTTTAGAAGAGAACTTGATAAGGCAAGACGAAATGCAGAGAAGCGTGCAGGACAAGCTGTGCTAGCTAGTGAAGCTGGCGAAACAGATTTGTACGAGTTTGCTAAACAGGAGCAGGTTCAGTACGAAGAACGAGCAGATCGGTTATCGGAATCAATGGATGAAGCAGGACTTGAACTTAAACGACTCGAACAAAAACATGAGAAGATGAAACATAAGCTAAAAGATATGTCGCTTAAACGAATGGAATTAATGGGTAAAGAGAATAGCGTAAGAGCCCATCACAAAATGGACGTGATTCTTGAAGAGAGTCATCTTAACGAACCATTTAATCGATTTGATGAGATGGAGACATATATTGATAAATTAGAGAAAAAGGTGAATCGAGATTACTATGTTTCGAGCATGGACGTTCGATTTCATGATTTAGAAAAAAAGGTAAAAACGCAAGAAACTCATTAA
- a CDS encoding sensor histidine kinase, whose protein sequence is MSVIQRHMFIGALLSLLLLFLFTAAYLSVYPIASFSLLFEKDLMDLPFGLIVPIMTIILGGAAGGVSGFYVSKELQYVADTLQELDKGRTIHNKNSTGLNGVFEQISKLQNRINEQVRLAQKLANEKAEDHEKRVQQVVSEERNRLARELHDSVSQQLFAASMLMSAITETREEMDDQETRHLKMVEETIHQSQLEMRALLLHLRPAALKDRTLEEGIKELLNELSQKVPIDVSWKLETLELDKGVEDHLFRILQECVSNTLRHAKASTLDVLLIRREGRTILRIVDDGIGFKMDEKKATSYGLQNMHERALEIGGVLKLVSLPQKGTRLEVSVPHVGGERND, encoded by the coding sequence ATGAGTGTGATACAGCGTCATATGTTCATTGGTGCGTTGCTCTCACTCCTGCTGCTTTTCCTCTTCACTGCGGCTTACTTATCGGTCTATCCAATTGCTTCCTTCTCTCTATTGTTTGAAAAGGATTTAATGGATTTACCGTTTGGGCTAATCGTTCCAATCATGACTATTATACTTGGAGGAGCTGCTGGGGGAGTATCAGGATTTTACGTTAGTAAAGAACTTCAATATGTAGCTGATACGCTTCAAGAACTTGATAAAGGACGCACGATACATAATAAAAATAGCACAGGTCTAAATGGTGTTTTTGAACAGATTAGCAAGCTGCAAAATCGAATAAATGAGCAGGTGAGATTAGCTCAAAAGCTAGCGAATGAAAAAGCAGAAGATCATGAAAAGCGTGTCCAACAAGTTGTCTCAGAAGAGCGGAATCGTCTAGCAAGAGAACTACATGACTCGGTTAGCCAACAACTTTTCGCTGCTTCAATGCTCATGAGTGCCATCACAGAAACGCGAGAAGAAATGGATGATCAAGAGACAAGACACCTTAAGATGGTTGAGGAAACCATTCATCAATCTCAGTTAGAAATGCGCGCTCTTTTACTTCATCTTAGACCAGCCGCTCTAAAGGATCGTACCCTTGAAGAAGGAATAAAGGAACTTCTAAACGAATTGTCACAAAAGGTTCCAATTGATGTGAGTTGGAAACTTGAAACTCTCGAACTAGATAAAGGTGTAGAAGACCACCTCTTTCGTATCTTACAAGAATGTGTTTCTAACACGTTGCGGCATGCGAAAGCATCGACACTTGATGTTCTTCTCATTCGGCGCGAGGGGCGAACGATTTTAAGAATTGTTGATGATGGTATTGGATTTAAGATGGATGAGAAGAAAGCTACCTCTTATGGTCTACAAAACATGCATGAACGAGCATTAGAAATTGGAGGCGTTCTTAAGTTAGTCAGCTTGCCACAAAAGGGGACAAGACTAGAGGTGAGCGTACCACACGTTGGAGGGGAACGAAATGATTAA
- the ytzI gene encoding YtzI protein → MVIIITIIVVIIMTIVIAAAFGIAVSKGYSVKHTVDPLPEEHRHKTTEEEGKHERTESE, encoded by the coding sequence ATGGTTATCATTATTACAATTATCGTTGTAATCATTATGACAATTGTCATTGCCGCTGCTTTTGGAATAGCTGTATCAAAAGGATACAGCGTCAAACATACTGTCGATCCGTTGCCAGAAGAGCATCGGCACAAAACGACAGAGGAAGAGGGTAAACATGAACGGACAGAATCGGAGTAA
- a CDS encoding flagellar basal body rod protein, with protein MMKKAGLLLVGVIAAVVLLSNLGSLVGMIISLGILYVAAKKFLQTDSTLGKVIWGIIGFFALSMAVANMPAILGLVAIYILYVIYKKWDEQGKEEADDPFTNFEKQWDELKRS; from the coding sequence ATGATGAAGAAAGCAGGCTTGTTATTAGTAGGGGTTATTGCTGCAGTTGTCTTACTATCGAACCTTGGTTCTTTAGTAGGTATGATCATTAGCCTCGGTATCTTATACGTAGCTGCTAAGAAATTCCTTCAAACGGATTCAACATTAGGAAAAGTCATTTGGGGAATCATAGGGTTCTTTGCTTTAAGCATGGCTGTAGCAAATATGCCAGCTATACTTGGGCTTGTAGCAATCTACATCCTCTATGTCATTTATAAGAAGTGGGATGAACAAGGTAAAGAAGAGGCAGATGATCCGTTCACCAATTTCGAGAAGCAGTGGGATGAACTTAAACGAAGCTAA
- a CDS encoding amidase, with protein MKKVPVAVVILFFVLSYFVQSIVWPDGKAEAIGMDKSLATWIWNTSDIETKSEEILQFMEGKQVSDAYLQINRSIVPYSYHSFIEQATARGIRVHALDGAPNWATIKGATYQSNLFNWLEAYQANASESQKFSGVHLDIEPYLHSGWTNNYQNTIAFYQDRLSDGKARAKGLGLLFGVDTPFWFDEQTYQNRHGKGNLAEWIIQIADVTTLMAYRDRVDGGNGIIALVRNEIAFAEQYDKKISIGVETGETSEASYITFFEEGEAKMIEELLIVKTAYENSTAVEGFSIHYLDSWMALKP; from the coding sequence GTGAAGAAGGTACCTGTTGCTGTTGTTATTCTCTTTTTTGTACTGAGCTATTTTGTACAGTCAATTGTATGGCCCGATGGAAAAGCTGAGGCGATCGGAATGGACAAATCTCTTGCTACATGGATTTGGAACACAAGTGACATTGAAACCAAATCAGAGGAAATCCTTCAATTTATGGAGGGGAAACAAGTAAGTGATGCATACTTACAAATCAATCGTTCAATTGTGCCATACTCCTATCACTCTTTTATCGAACAAGCGACAGCTAGAGGGATACGAGTTCACGCTCTTGATGGAGCGCCAAACTGGGCAACGATTAAAGGGGCAACGTATCAAAGTAATTTATTTAATTGGTTGGAAGCTTATCAAGCAAATGCGTCTGAGTCTCAAAAATTTAGCGGTGTTCACCTTGATATCGAGCCTTACCTCCATTCAGGATGGACCAATAATTATCAGAATACAATCGCTTTTTACCAGGATCGTTTATCAGATGGAAAAGCAAGAGCAAAAGGTCTTGGTTTATTGTTTGGAGTAGACACACCGTTCTGGTTTGATGAACAAACGTATCAAAATCGACATGGAAAAGGAAATTTGGCTGAATGGATTATTCAAATAGCTGATGTGACGACATTGATGGCTTATCGAGATCGTGTTGATGGAGGGAATGGGATAATTGCGCTTGTTCGTAATGAAATAGCATTCGCTGAACAGTATGATAAAAAAATTTCTATTGGTGTTGAGACTGGAGAAACGTCAGAAGCCTCCTACATTACATTTTTTGAAGAAGGAGAAGCCAAAATGATTGAAGAGCTTCTCATAGTGAAAACAGCGTATGAGAATTCAACAGCTGTAGAAGGTTTTTCTATTCATTATCTCGATAGTTGGATGGCCTTAAAACCATAG
- a CDS encoding YwbE family protein — translation MNGQNRSNIAPGKTVDIVLKQDQRSGKTTRGIVKDILTKSPTHPHGIKVRLEDGQVGRVKEILS, via the coding sequence ATGAACGGACAGAATCGGAGTAATATAGCACCTGGGAAAACCGTTGATATCGTCTTGAAACAAGATCAGCGATCAGGTAAAACAACGCGGGGAATTGTGAAAGATATTTTAACAAAGTCTCCAACTCACCCACACGGTATTAAAGTACGTCTTGAAGATGGACAAGTTGGTCGTGTAAAAGAAATTTTGTCATAA